The following proteins are co-located in the Streptococcus downei MFe28 genome:
- the rpmG gene encoding 50S ribosomal protein L33 yields MRIKINLKCSSCGSINYLTSKNKANHPEKIQVPKYCPKERKVTIHLES; encoded by the coding sequence GTGCGGATAAAAATAAATTTGAAATGCAGCTCTTGTGGCAGTATCAATTATTTGACCTCGAAAAATAAGGCCAATCATCCTGAAAAAATCCAAGTGCCCAAATACTGTCCCAAGGAGCGAAAAGTGACCATCCACCTTGAATCTTAA
- the mutM gene encoding DNA-formamidopyrimidine glycosylase produces MPELPEVENVRRGLERQILGKTIKTVKVTYPKLVRTGVEDFQLLLPGQTVQVMRRRGKYLIFELTGGLIISHLRMEGKYFLFSDQLPTNKHFHAFFTFTDGTTLVYQDVRKFGTMEYLPKSQEAAYFLSKKLGPEPTKETFKLAPFERTLVESHRPIKSYLLNQSLVAGLGNIYADEVLWAAKVHPERRSDSLRPAEIKRLHDQTIRILQEGIKRGGSTIRTYKNTLGEDGSMQDFLEVYGREGELCSRCGSTIEKIKVGGRGSHYCPKCQKK; encoded by the coding sequence ATGCCCGAATTACCAGAAGTCGAGAACGTCAGACGCGGCTTGGAAAGGCAGATCCTCGGCAAGACCATTAAAACAGTCAAGGTGACCTATCCCAAACTGGTTCGGACCGGAGTAGAAGATTTCCAATTGCTTCTGCCAGGGCAGACGGTTCAAGTCATGCGTCGGCGAGGAAAATATTTGATTTTTGAGCTGACAGGCGGTCTGATTATTTCCCACTTACGGATGGAAGGAAAATATTTTCTCTTCTCCGACCAATTGCCAACTAATAAGCACTTTCACGCCTTCTTTACCTTCACCGATGGCACGACCTTGGTTTATCAGGATGTCCGCAAGTTTGGCACCATGGAATACCTGCCCAAGTCCCAAGAAGCAGCTTATTTTCTCAGTAAGAAATTAGGCCCCGAGCCTACCAAGGAAACTTTTAAATTAGCTCCTTTTGAGAGGACCTTGGTAGAGTCCCATAGGCCGATTAAGTCCTATTTGCTGAACCAATCCTTGGTGGCTGGTCTGGGGAATATCTATGCGGATGAAGTGCTTTGGGCTGCCAAGGTTCATCCTGAAAGACGCTCAGATAGCTTGCGACCAGCCGAAATCAAGCGGTTGCATGACCAGACCATCAGGATTTTGCAAGAGGGTATCAAGCGTGGTGGTTCGACCATTCGCACCTATAAGAATACCTTGGGAGAAGATGGCAGCATGCAGGATTTTCTGGAGGTCTATGGGCGTGAGGGAGAGCTTTGCTCCCGCTGTGGGTCAACTATTGAAAAAATCAAAGTAGGAGGGCGGGGTAGTCATTATTGTCCCAAGTGTCAGAAGAAATGA
- the smpB gene encoding SsrA-binding protein SmpB has product MAKKPSQTNNVLAQNKKARHDYSIVDTIEAGMVLTGTEIKSVRASRIQLKDGYAQIKNGQAWLVNVHIAPFEQGNIWNQDPERTRKLLLKKREITRLENELKGTGMTLIPLKVYIKRGFAKILLGLAKGKHDYDKRESIKRRDQERDMKRVMKNFNGRQK; this is encoded by the coding sequence ATGGCTAAAAAACCAAGTCAAACTAATAATGTTCTGGCCCAGAATAAAAAGGCTAGACACGATTATTCCATCGTTGATACCATTGAGGCTGGCATGGTCCTGACTGGGACCGAGATTAAGTCGGTTCGGGCCTCTCGCATCCAACTCAAAGATGGCTACGCCCAGATTAAAAATGGCCAAGCCTGGCTGGTCAATGTTCATATTGCTCCCTTTGAGCAGGGCAATATCTGGAACCAGGACCCTGAGCGGACCCGCAAGCTTCTCTTGAAGAAGCGAGAAATTACCCGACTTGAGAATGAACTCAAAGGGACAGGTATGACTCTGATTCCCCTCAAGGTCTATATCAAGCGAGGTTTCGCCAAGATTTTGCTTGGCCTAGCCAAGGGGAAACACGATTATGACAAACGCGAGTCCATCAAACGTCGTGACCAAGAGCGCGATATGAAACGGGTCATGAAGAATTTTAATGGACGGCAGAAATAA
- a CDS encoding SRPBCC family protein — MAKSQINMMLSCPIDKVWATVTDLEHFAWRSDLKDIEIIDNANFIEVTKSGIETHFQTTKLEARKSWEFDMENDSIKGHWTGSFTPQGQQTLVNFTENVTAKKILLRPLIGSYLRRQQKQYMKDLRQELEVGNKS; from the coding sequence ATGGCAAAATCACAAATCAATATGATGCTATCCTGTCCAATTGATAAAGTATGGGCAACTGTAACCGACCTCGAGCATTTTGCTTGGCGAAGTGACTTAAAGGATATTGAAATTATTGATAATGCTAACTTTATTGAGGTAACCAAGTCTGGCATAGAAACACATTTTCAAACGACCAAACTGGAAGCCCGCAAATCTTGGGAATTTGACATGGAAAATGATAGTATCAAGGGTCATTGGACTGGAAGTTTCACACCGCAAGGACAGCAGACACTTGTGAATTTTACCGAGAATGTCACAGCCAAAAAGATTTTGTTAAGACCTTTAATTGGCTCTTACTTAAGAAGGCAACAGAAACAGTATATGAAAGACCTCAGGCAGGAGCTAGAAGTGGGAAACAAGTCCTAG
- a CDS encoding Acg family FMN-binding oxidoreductase has translation MLTIGRKATIQTDIHLKGVPSDIEEALYYGSFAANSHNIQSWKVTVKPNQGELTVSLDKKRSLDVVDPKNRELYISLGCYIQSLKTAFEAYGYKVDLRQTSPSASNHYQAIISNYQKGDHEKNDQQQVDLIKKRHTDKRKYLARKLDKDFISQATKRYKNLHYYPRSSQKFTYLKEGSIRAVKKQSESSDFLKEQSDWLRFSNQETEKKKDGISGDVLGLNPLLKSLYFMTTNHQNATNQGFAKQSLSTLKKQVNNCAGFFVMTGKQTIEDWIATGRQVQAFWYDCTKKGIAIQPISAMIEVSDYNKNLEKDLQVDEPVQMILRAGYIESYGENSGVRRDLKDYIRVEED, from the coding sequence ATGCTTACGATTGGAAGGAAAGCCACTATTCAAACCGACATTCATTTAAAAGGGGTCCCATCAGATATTGAAGAGGCTCTCTACTATGGTTCTTTTGCGGCTAATTCTCATAACATCCAAAGTTGGAAGGTGACCGTGAAGCCCAACCAGGGTGAGTTGACGGTCTCCCTGGATAAAAAACGTTCTTTAGATGTCGTTGACCCTAAAAATAGGGAACTTTATATTTCTCTTGGTTGCTATATTCAGTCCTTAAAGACGGCCTTTGAGGCCTACGGTTATAAAGTCGACTTAAGACAAACCTCCCCTTCGGCCAGCAACCACTACCAAGCTATTATCTCTAACTACCAAAAAGGGGATCATGAAAAAAATGACCAACAACAAGTTGACCTTATTAAGAAACGGCATACAGATAAAAGAAAGTATCTGGCTAGGAAACTTGATAAAGATTTTATTTCTCAAGCGACCAAGCGATATAAGAATCTCCACTACTATCCTAGGTCAAGTCAAAAATTTACCTACCTAAAAGAGGGTAGCATCAGGGCGGTCAAAAAGCAGTCAGAAAGCTCGGATTTTTTAAAGGAGCAGAGTGACTGGCTCAGATTTTCCAACCAAGAGACTGAAAAAAAGAAAGATGGAATTTCAGGAGACGTGTTGGGGCTCAATCCTCTTTTGAAATCCCTATACTTTATGACCACCAACCATCAGAATGCTACTAATCAAGGATTTGCCAAACAAAGCCTATCTACCCTGAAAAAACAAGTCAATAACTGTGCTGGTTTCTTTGTAATGACAGGAAAGCAAACCATAGAAGATTGGATTGCAACTGGTCGCCAAGTGCAAGCTTTTTGGTACGATTGCACCAAAAAAGGGATTGCCATCCAACCCATCAGTGCTATGATTGAAGTCTCTGACTATAACAAAAATCTTGAGAAGGATTTGCAAGTTGATGAGCCTGTTCAAATGATTTTACGGGCAGGGTATATTGAGTCTTATGGTGAAAATTCTGGTGTCCGCCGTGATCTGAAAGACTATATTCGAGTGGAAGAGGACTGA
- the secG gene encoding preprotein translocase subunit SecG: MYNILLTALLVMSVILIIAIFMQPQKNPSSNVFDSSGSEALFERTKARGFEAFMERFTGVLTFLWLLDALVLAILSSK, from the coding sequence ATGTATAATATTCTACTGACTGCTTTATTGGTTATGTCTGTAATTTTGATTATTGCAATTTTTATGCAGCCGCAGAAAAACCCAAGCAGTAATGTATTTGATAGTAGCGGTTCAGAAGCCCTCTTCGAGCGAACAAAAGCCCGTGGATTTGAGGCCTTCATGGAACGCTTTACCGGTGTCCTAACCTTCCTTTGGTTGCTGGATGCCCTAGTGCTTGCGATTTTATCAAGTAAGTAA
- the rnr gene encoding ribonuclease R, whose amino-acid sequence MEEQIINYLKEQGKSSVNDLAAALDMAGSQKFPQLIKVISKLESNKKLRFNQDGYVSLRKEVSKKKHDITIQGVFRANKNGFGFLHVSDDEEDMFIGRNDVGYAIDGDTVEVVVKKPADRLKGTAAEVRVVDVVDRALKTVVGKFVLDDERPPYAGYIKSKNQKISQKIYIKKEPVALDSTEVLKVEIDKYPTRHHDYFVAHVSDIVGHKDDVGIDVLEVLESMDIVSEFPEAVMAEAQAIPDAPSESDFEDRLDLRDEITFTIDGKEAKDLDDAVHIKRLPNGNFELGVHIADVSYYVTEGSALDKEAVARGTSVYVTDRVVPMLPERLSNGICSLNPNVDRLTQSAIMEINPQGKVVKHTITQTVIKTSFRMTYDDVNQMLAGNQEVISQFKPIMDSVNAMAELHKILVEMRIKRGALDFDRPEARILVDDKGLPTDVVVRDRGTAERMIESFMLAANECVAEHFAKRKLPFIYRIHETPKAEKLQKFIDYASLFGVPIYGTANSLGQKALQEFMAQIAGQPGHEVMSMMLLRSMQQARYSEDNHGHYGLAADYYTHFTSPIRRYPDLLVHRMVREYSDLTEEKKEHFQEIIPELASSSSNLERRAIDAERTVEAMKKAEYMADQVGQEFEAVVASVVKFGMFIELPNTIEGLVHITTLPEFYNYNERTMTLQGEKSGKVFRVGQKVKVKLTRADKETGDIDFAYLPSDLDVIEKVDRQARKAREDKAKEFRRNRQGSGKRRFDKKQNRFGDKDQSSKGKWDKKPKDHKKKKPDKRKNQNRPHNDKKGRESGRRRKKR is encoded by the coding sequence ATGGAAGAACAAATTATTAACTATTTAAAGGAGCAGGGCAAATCCAGCGTCAATGATTTGGCGGCTGCCTTAGATATGGCTGGCTCTCAGAAATTTCCCCAGCTCATTAAGGTCATCTCCAAACTAGAGAGTAACAAGAAGCTACGCTTTAATCAGGACGGCTATGTCTCTTTGCGTAAGGAAGTCTCCAAGAAAAAGCATGACATTACCATTCAAGGGGTCTTTCGGGCCAACAAGAATGGTTTTGGCTTCCTGCATGTCAGCGATGATGAAGAGGATATGTTTATTGGTCGCAATGATGTTGGCTATGCTATTGATGGCGATACCGTTGAAGTTGTAGTCAAGAAGCCAGCAGACCGTCTAAAGGGAACAGCCGCCGAAGTTCGGGTCGTTGATGTGGTTGACCGAGCGCTTAAGACCGTGGTCGGGAAGTTCGTTCTGGATGACGAACGCCCACCCTACGCTGGTTATATCAAGTCCAAGAATCAAAAGATTTCCCAAAAAATCTACATCAAAAAAGAACCGGTGGCTCTGGACAGCACCGAGGTTCTCAAGGTTGAGATTGACAAGTATCCGACCCGCCATCATGATTATTTCGTCGCCCATGTGTCTGATATTGTTGGCCACAAGGATGATGTTGGGATTGATGTGCTGGAAGTTCTGGAATCCATGGATATTGTCTCTGAATTTCCAGAAGCCGTCATGGCAGAGGCCCAGGCTATTCCTGATGCTCCGTCTGAGAGCGATTTTGAAGATCGCTTGGACCTGCGCGATGAGATTACCTTTACCATTGATGGCAAGGAAGCCAAGGACTTGGACGATGCCGTCCATATCAAGAGGTTACCCAATGGCAACTTTGAACTGGGGGTCCATATCGCTGATGTTTCCTATTATGTGACTGAAGGGTCTGCTCTGGACAAGGAAGCTGTTGCCCGTGGGACTTCCGTCTATGTGACCGACCGAGTGGTGCCAATGTTACCTGAGCGCCTCTCCAATGGTATCTGTTCCCTCAATCCTAATGTGGATCGGCTGACCCAGTCGGCTATTATGGAAATCAATCCCCAAGGTAAGGTAGTTAAGCACACCATCACCCAGACCGTGATCAAGACCTCCTTTAGGATGACCTACGATGATGTCAACCAGATGTTGGCTGGCAACCAAGAAGTTATTTCCCAGTTTAAGCCAATTATGGACTCTGTCAATGCTATGGCTGAGCTCCATAAGATTTTAGTCGAGATGCGGATTAAGCGGGGTGCCCTAGATTTTGACCGTCCTGAAGCAAGGATTTTGGTGGATGATAAGGGTCTGCCAACGGATGTAGTCGTCCGTGACCGTGGAACGGCTGAGCGGATGATTGAGTCCTTCATGCTAGCCGCCAATGAGTGTGTGGCTGAGCATTTTGCTAAAAGGAAGCTTCCTTTTATCTATCGGATTCACGAGACGCCCAAGGCCGAGAAGTTGCAGAAGTTCATAGACTACGCCTCCCTCTTTGGTGTGCCCATCTATGGAACAGCCAACAGTCTAGGCCAGAAGGCCCTGCAGGAATTCATGGCCCAAATTGCTGGTCAACCTGGTCACGAAGTTATGTCCATGATGTTGCTACGCTCCATGCAACAGGCCCGCTACTCTGAAGACAACCATGGCCACTATGGCTTGGCGGCTGATTATTATACCCACTTTACCAGTCCTATTCGCCGTTACCCCGACCTTCTGGTCCACCGTATGGTGCGGGAATACAGCGATTTGACCGAGGAGAAGAAGGAACACTTCCAGGAGATAATTCCGGAATTGGCCAGCTCCTCTTCAAACCTGGAACGCCGAGCTATTGATGCCGAGCGGACGGTTGAGGCCATGAAGAAGGCCGAATATATGGCTGACCAAGTTGGCCAAGAGTTTGAAGCCGTGGTAGCTAGCGTGGTCAAATTTGGTATGTTCATCGAATTGCCTAATACCATTGAAGGTCTGGTTCACATCACCACCCTGCCTGAATTTTACAATTACAATGAGCGGACCATGACCCTGCAAGGGGAAAAGTCTGGCAAGGTCTTCCGTGTCGGCCAAAAAGTTAAGGTCAAATTGACCCGAGCTGATAAGGAAACGGGAGACATTGACTTTGCCTATCTCCCTAGTGACCTTGATGTCATTGAAAAGGTTGACAGACAGGCCAGAAAGGCCCGTGAGGATAAGGCCAAGGAATTTCGCCGCAATCGTCAAGGTTCAGGCAAACGCCGTTTTGACAAGAAGCAAAATCGCTTTGGCGACAAGGACCAGTCCAGCAAGGGCAAGTGGGACAAGAAGCCTAAGGACCACAAGAAGAAAAAGCCCGACAAGCGCAAGAATCAGAACCGCCCCCACAATGATAAAAAGGGACGCGAATCTGGTCGCCGGCGTAAGAAGCGCTAA
- the coaE gene encoding dephospho-CoA kinase (Dephospho-CoA kinase (CoaE) performs the final step in coenzyme A biosynthesis.), which yields MSKIIGLTGGIASGKSTVTAYLRQKGYQVVDADQLVHSLQAKGGLLYQALILAFGTGILGPDQELDRPKFAQLIFNDPAARKKSADLQDRIIRQELIKERDRLAQEEDIFFMDLPLLFELDYEDWFDEIWLVVLDEDQQLQRLMARNGYSFDQAQKRIAAQLPLAKKIRLADQLIDNNGSLEETYAQLDQQLERLKAQL from the coding sequence ATGAGTAAGATTATTGGATTAACCGGGGGCATCGCCTCAGGCAAATCAACGGTGACGGCCTACCTCAGGCAAAAGGGCTACCAAGTGGTTGATGCTGACCAACTGGTGCATAGCCTGCAAGCCAAGGGAGGCTTGCTCTACCAAGCTTTGATTTTAGCCTTTGGAACAGGGATCTTGGGACCTGACCAGGAGCTGGATCGGCCTAAATTTGCCCAATTGATTTTCAATGACCCGGCTGCCAGAAAGAAATCAGCCGACCTGCAGGACCGTATAATTCGCCAGGAACTCATCAAGGAGCGGGATCGTTTGGCTCAAGAAGAGGACATTTTCTTTATGGACCTGCCCCTGCTCTTTGAACTGGACTATGAAGACTGGTTCGATGAAATCTGGTTGGTCGTCTTGGACGAGGACCAACAGTTGCAACGGTTGATGGCAAGAAATGGCTACTCCTTTGACCAAGCTCAAAAACGAATTGCAGCCCAGTTGCCCTTAGCTAAAAAGATACGCTTAGCTGACCAGCTGATTGATAACAACGGCAGCCTAGAAGAGACCTATGCTCAGCTGGATCAGCAGCTGGAGCGATTGAAAGCTCAACTTTAA
- a CDS encoding TetR/AcrR family transcriptional regulator, whose translation MARRKKEPVEAHRRAIAQAAHQLFIGKGLAATTVDMIAKAAGYSKATLYVYFKNKEETPQIYKDIYQLGLEMNQLISRFVQYGIELNYLQEGLNINHLTIFFWSALSGIIRMAGNKKAYYQLLSLDNQDFLNEEYLNLLLAFKKG comes from the coding sequence AAAAAAGGAACCCGTAGAAGCTCACCGCAGGGCTATTGCTCAAGCGGCCCACCAGCTCTTTATCGGCAAGGGGCTGGCAGCGACAACTGTTGATATGATTGCCAAAGCTGCAGGTTACAGCAAGGCAACCCTCTATGTCTACTTTAAAAATAAGGAAGAAACACCACAAATCTATAAAGATATATACCAATTGGGTTTGGAAATGAACCAGCTAATCAGCCGTTTTGTCCAATACGGTATTGAACTTAATTATTTGCAGGAAGGGCTGAACATTAATCACCTGACCATCTTTTTCTGGAGTGCTCTTTCGGGTATTATTCGCATGGCTGGTAATAAAAAGGCCTATTATCAACTTCTGAGCCTAGATAATCAAGATTTTTTAAACGAGGAGTACCTAAATCTCTTGCTTGCTTTTAAGAAAGGCTAG
- a CDS encoding multidrug efflux MFS transporter: protein MLVAWLGNFLTGASFSLVMPFMSIFVEQLGARPGTIEIYAGLSVSLSALASALVSPIWGALADRYGRKPMMIRASLVMAFTMGGLAFVPNVFWLLTLRLLNGMFSGYVPNSTALIASQAPKNKLGFALGTLATGVTAGTLIGPLLGGYFADLLGIRNIFLGVGFLLLALNLMTIFLIKEDFVPVKKEHELPTRELLKQVKNRQVMLGLFVTSMIIQVSAQSIAPILTLYIRHLGQTTNLMFVSGLIVSSMGFSSMLSSSFLGKIGDKIGNHRLLLIALFYSFCMYFSFAHAKTPLELGLLRFMYGFGTGALMPSVNSLLTKITPKEGISRIFSYNQTFTYMGQVIGPFIGSSVAALLGYHWVFYATSLIVFVNFSWSFINFRHYLKVKEI from the coding sequence ATGCTAGTGGCCTGGCTGGGGAACTTCCTGACTGGGGCCAGTTTTTCGCTGGTCATGCCTTTTATGTCCATCTTTGTCGAGCAGTTAGGAGCTAGGCCGGGAACAATTGAGATCTATGCTGGTCTTTCGGTTTCCCTGTCTGCCCTGGCATCAGCCTTGGTCTCTCCTATCTGGGGAGCTCTGGCCGACCGCTATGGCCGCAAGCCCATGATGATTCGGGCCAGTCTGGTCATGGCCTTCACGATGGGAGGCTTAGCCTTTGTGCCCAATGTTTTTTGGCTCTTGACCCTCCGCTTGCTCAATGGGATGTTTTCAGGCTATGTACCCAATTCCACAGCCCTGATTGCCAGTCAGGCTCCCAAAAATAAGCTGGGCTTTGCCCTAGGGACCCTGGCAACAGGAGTAACAGCGGGGACCCTGATTGGTCCCCTCTTGGGTGGCTACTTTGCCGACCTGCTGGGCATTCGCAATATTTTCTTGGGTGTCGGTTTTCTCCTTTTGGCCCTCAATCTGATGACCATTTTCTTAATCAAGGAAGACTTCGTTCCTGTTAAGAAGGAGCATGAGTTGCCAACCAGGGAGCTGCTCAAACAGGTCAAGAACCGTCAGGTTATGCTGGGGCTCTTTGTGACCAGTATGATTATTCAGGTCTCAGCTCAATCCATCGCCCCAATCTTGACCCTCTATATTCGTCATCTAGGTCAGACGACCAACCTCATGTTTGTTTCAGGCTTGATTGTCTCTAGTATGGGTTTTTCCAGCATGCTGTCTAGCTCATTCCTTGGTAAGATTGGTGACAAGATTGGCAACCACCGCCTACTTCTCATCGCCCTTTTTTACAGCTTTTGCATGTACTTTTCCTTTGCTCATGCTAAGACCCCGCTGGAATTAGGCCTACTTCGCTTTATGTATGGCTTTGGAACTGGGGCTCTCATGCCCAGTGTCAATTCTCTCCTGACTAAGATTACGCCCAAGGAAGGGATTTCTCGCATCTTTAGCTATAATCAGACCTTCACCTATATGGGTCAGGTCATCGGTCCCTTCATCGGCTCTAGTGTCGCGGCCCTCTTGGGCTATCACTGGGTCTTCTATGCTACCTCCCTCATCGTTTTTGTCAATTTCTCATGGAGCTTTATCAATTTTAGACATTATTTGAAAGTTAAGGAAATCTAG